In Mustela lutreola isolate mMusLut2 chromosome 1, mMusLut2.pri, whole genome shotgun sequence, one genomic interval encodes:
- the ENAM gene encoding enamelin, giving the protein MLPLRHCADRHGASLPKLDNLVPSGKMKILLVFLGLLGNSVAMPMQMPRMPGFSSKSEEMMRYGQFNFMNAPHMAQLGPLYGNGMPQFLPQYQMPMWPQPPPNTGHPQKPSSPSAPKRQKSKTDQVPETQKPSQPQPKKPPPKRPLKQPPPTPAQPEEETQPPQAFPPFGNGLFPPFSNGLYQQPPWQVPHRVPPGYGRPPVSNEEGGNPYFGYFGYQGFGGRPPYYSEEMFEQDFEKPKEEDPPKTESPGTEPSANSTGPETNSTQPNARSSGGSQGGNDTSPTGNSPGTNTAQNGVISPPTINVSGQGVPRTQITWGPSQPNIRENYPNPNIRNFPSGRQWRPTGTIMGHRQNGPFYRNQQVQRGPRWNSFALERKQAVRPGNPIYRRAYASTARGNSPNYAANLGNIRRKPQGPNKHPVGTNIPPLGPKHGTVVRNEKVQNPGEKPVGPKERIVIPTRDPSGSWRNSQDYGVNEPNYKMPHPESNMLVPNFNSIDQRENSYYPRGDSSRAPNSDGQTQNQNLPKGIILEPRRNPYESETNQPELKHSTYQPAYPEEIPSPAREHFPAGRNTWNHQEISPSFKEDPGRPEEHLPHPSHGSRGGVYYPDYNSYDPRENAPYLRSNTWDERDDSPNNIGQPRNSLYPINTPELKEIVPYNEEDPVDPAGDEHFPGQSRWGTEETSFKEGPTVRHYEGEQYTSNQPKEYLPYSLDNPSKPREDFPYGEFYPWNPDENFPSYNTAPTVPPPVESRGYYVNNAVGQEESPLFPSWNSWEHKIQTQGQKERRPYFNRNFWDQPTTLHKMPPSPPHQKENQPYPSNSPAGLQKNPTWHEGENLNYGMQITRLNPPEREHPASPNLIPPSYPAGQKEAHVFHLSQRGPCCAGGSTGHKDNPLALQDYTPSFGLAPGENQDTNPLYTEDSHTKHARHTISPTSNLPDQRNSSEKRLPGESQNPNSFRDDVSTLRRNTPCSMKNQLSQRGIMPFPEASSLQSKNTPCHTSDLGDGNKVLEPIFEGNQFNERTVDLTPEQLVIGAPDEGPQPEGIRSEMQGNEGERQQQRPSSILQLPCFGSKIAKYHSSSTGTPSSIGRQDPFDEEPIMPTESPNSLSRLATGAEFQSINVDPLNADEHTPFDPLQLGTNPQDHVQDCLLLQA; this is encoded by the exons ATGCTGCCACTGAGGCACTGTGCTGACAGGCATGGAGCCTCTCTTCCTAAGCTAGATaacttg GTACCAAGTGGAAAAATGAAGATTCTCCTGGTCTTTCTAGGTCTGCTTGGTAATTCTGTTGCTATGCCA ATGCAAATGCCCCGAATGCCTGGATTTAGCAGTAAAAGTGAGGAG ATGATGCGATATGGTCAATTCAACTTTATGAATGCCCCACAT ATGGCACAACTGGGCCCCTTGTATGGGAATGGCATGCCCCAGTTCTTACCACAGTACCAGATGCCCATGTGGCCTCAACCGCCACCCAACACGGGCCACCCACAGAAACCCTCATCCCCTTCAGCACCCAAACGCCAAAAGAGCAAGACTGATCAAGTCCCAGAGACTCAGAAACCCAGCCAGCCTCAACCAAAAAAGCCACCGCCAAAGCGGCCTTTAAAGCAGCCACCACCTACGCCAGCACAGCCAGAAGAGGAAACCCAGCCACCTCAG GCATTCCCACCATTCGGCAATGGGCTATTCCCACCATTCAGCAATGGGCTCTATCAACAACCACCCTGGCAAGTCCCACAt AGGGTACCACCGGGTTATGGACGTCCACCAGTCAGCAATGAAGAAGGAGGA AATCCTTACTTtggatattttggatatcaaGGATTTGGGGGTCGTCCTCCTTATTATTCAGAAGAGATGTTTGAACAAGATTTCGAAAAACCCAAAGAAGAAGATCCTCCTAAAACAGAGAGTCCGGGCACTGAGCCCTCAGCTAATTCAACAGGTCCTGAGACTAATTCTACTCAACCAAATGCACGCAGTTCTGGAGGGAGTCAGGGTGGAAATGACACCAGCCCAACAGGAAACAGCCCTGGTACAAACACGGCTCAGAATGGGGTTATCTCACCCCCTACCATTAATGTTTCAGGCCAGGGAGTACCAAGAACTCAAATCACATGGGGACCAAGTCAGCCAAATATTCGTGAAAATTATCCAAATCCTAACATCCGAAATTTTCCTTCAGGGAGACAATGGCGTCCCACTGGTACTATCATGGGGCACAGACAGAATGGGCCTTTTTACCGAAATCAACAGGTTCAAAGGGGTCCTCGGTGGAACTCCTTTGCTTTGGAACGCAAGCAAGCAGTTCGTCCAGGAAATCCAATTTATCGCAGGGCTTATGCATCTACTGCAAGAGGGAATTCTCCCAATTATGCAGCAAATCTGGGAAATATCAGAAGAAAGCCTCAGGGACCAAATAAACACCCTGTGGGGACCAATATTCCTCCTCTGGGTCCCAAACATGGTACTGTTGTCCGCAATGAAAAAGTCCAAAATCCAGGAGAGAAACCAGTAGGTCCAAAAGAAAGAATAGTCATTCCTACAAGGGATCCATCTGGTTCCTGGAGAAACTCTCAAGATTATGGAGTTAATGAACCAAACTATAAAATGCCTCACCCTGAGAGTAACATGCTAGTCCCAAATTTTAATTCTATTGACCAACGTGAAAACTCTTATTACCCAAGAGGAGATTCCAGTAGAGCCCCAAATTCTGATGGACAAACCCAAAACCAGAATTTGCCCAAAGGGATTATTTTGGAGCCAAGAAGAAACCCATATGAATCAGAAACTAACCAGCCAGAATTAAAGCACAGTACCTATCAACCTGCATACCCTGAGGAAATTCCTTCCCCTGCAAGAGAACATTTTCCTGCTGGAAGAAATACTTGGAATCACCAAGAAATCTCTCCATCTTTTAAGGAAGACCCTGGGAGGCCGGAGGAACACTTACCTCATCCGTCCCATGGCTCTAGGGGAGGTGTTTACTACCCTGACTATAACTCTTATGACCCCAGGGAAAACGCACCATACCTTAGAAGCAATACGTGGGATGAAAGAGATGATTCTCCCAATAATATAGGGCAACCCAGAAATTCGCTGTACCCCATAAATActccagaactgaaagaaatCGTCCCCTATAATGAAGAGGACCCAGTTGATCCAGCTGGAGATGAACATTTCCCAGGACAAAGTAGATGGGGTACGGAGGAAACAAGCTTTAAAGAAGGTCCAACAGTTAGGCACTATGAAGGTGAGCAATATACCTCAAATCAACCAAAGGAATACCTTCCCTATTCCTTAGATAATCCATCAAAACCCAGGGAGGATTTCCCTTATGGTGAATTTTACCCCTGGAACCCAGATGAGAATTTTCCATCCTATAATACAGCTCCCACTGTGCCACCACCTGTGGAGAGCAGGGGCTATTATGTTAATAATGCTGTTGGACAAGAAGAAAGCCCTCTGTTTCCTTCTTGGAACTCCTGGGAGCACAAGATTCAAACccaaggacagaaagaaagaaggccaTATTTTAACAGAAATTTCTGGGATCAGCCAACAACTTTACACAAAATGCCCCCTAGTCCACCACACCAGAAAGAGAACCAGCCCTATCCCAGTAATTCCCCAGCTGGGCTTCAGAAAAATCCAACATGGCATGAAGGTGAGAATTTGAATTATGGCATGCAAATTACCAGGTTAAATCCACCAGAGCGAGAACATCCGGCTTCCCCAAACTTAATTCCTCCAAGTTACCCAGCAGGTCAAAAAGAAGCACATGTATTTCACCTAAGCCAGAGAGGTCCCTGCTGTGCTGGTGGCTCCACAGGACACAAGGACAATCCACTTGCTCTCCAGGACTACACTCCATCCTTTGGTCTTGCACCAGGGGAGAATCAAGATACCAACCCTCTGTACACAGAAGATAGCCATACTAAACATGCAAGACATACCATCTCCCCTACAAGCAACCTGCCTGACCAAAGAAACAGCTCAGAGAAAAGACTGCCTGGGGAAAGTCAAAACCCAAATTCTTTTAGAGATGATGTGTCTACTCTGAGAAGAAACACACCATGCTCTATGAAGAATCAACTGAGTCAGAGGGGAATTATGCCCTTTCCTGAGGCCAGTTCCCTTCAGTCGAAGAATACACCTTGTCACACAAGTGATCTTGGAGATGGGAACAAGGTTTTGGAACCAATATTTGAAGGCAACCAGTTCAATGAAAGGACTGTTGACCTTACTCCAGAACAGCTTGTTATTGGCGCACCTGATGAAGGCCCTCAGCCAGAAGGAATCCGAAGTGAAATGCAAGGAAATGAGGGGGAAAGGCAGCAACAAAGACCATCAAGCATCCTACAGTTACCATGCTTTGGCTCCAAAATAGCCAAGTATCACTCCTCCAGCACTGGAACTCCCTCTAGCATTGGAAGGCAAGACCCATTTGATGAAGAGCCGATTATGCCTACCGAAAGTCCGAACTCATTGTCTAGGTTAGCTACTGGAGCAGAGTTTCAGAGTATAAATGTAGACCCACTTAATGCAGATGAACACACTCCATTTGATCCTCTTCAATTAGGGACCAATCCACAGGACCACGTGCAAGACTGCTTACTACTTCAGGCCTAG